One genomic region from Ornithinicoccus hortensis encodes:
- the aceA gene encoding isocitrate lyase has product MTITEQTTEPTQGTQPGQEPFAQQAEELRQQWINDPRWAGIDRRYSAEDVVRLRGSVVEEHTLARRGAERLWEALRTKPFVRSLGALTGNQAVQQVRAGLEAIYLSGWQVAADANLAGQTYPDQSLYPANSVPAVVRRINNALQRADQIAWSNGETDTDYFAPIVADAEAGFGGPLNAFELMKSMIAAGAAGVHWEDQLASEKKCGHLGGKVLVPTQQHVRTLTSARLAADVLGVPSLVIARTDALAADLLTSDVDPIDQEFTTGERTAEGFFRVRNGIEPVLARAKAYAPYADLIWVETGKPDLGLAREFAQELHKDFPDQMLAYNCSPSFNWKSALDDTEIAAFQDELGALGYKFQFITLAGFHALNHSMFDLAHGYARTGMSAYVELQEREFAAAAQGYTAVKHQAEVGTGYFDEVSKVINPDSATTALSGSTETEQFH; this is encoded by the coding sequence ATGACCATCACCGAGCAGACAACGGAGCCGACCCAGGGCACCCAGCCCGGCCAGGAGCCGTTCGCCCAGCAGGCCGAGGAGCTGCGTCAGCAGTGGATCAACGACCCCCGGTGGGCGGGCATCGACCGGCGCTACTCCGCCGAGGACGTGGTGCGGCTGCGCGGCTCGGTGGTGGAGGAGCACACCCTGGCCCGGCGCGGTGCCGAGCGGCTGTGGGAGGCGCTGCGCACCAAGCCGTTCGTGCGTTCCCTCGGGGCGCTCACCGGCAACCAGGCGGTGCAGCAGGTGCGGGCCGGGCTCGAGGCCATCTACCTGTCCGGCTGGCAGGTCGCCGCCGACGCCAACCTGGCCGGCCAGACCTACCCGGACCAGAGCCTCTACCCGGCGAACTCGGTCCCGGCCGTGGTGCGCCGGATCAACAACGCGCTCCAGCGTGCCGACCAGATCGCCTGGTCCAACGGGGAGACCGACACCGACTACTTCGCCCCGATCGTGGCCGACGCCGAGGCCGGCTTCGGCGGCCCGCTGAACGCCTTCGAGCTGATGAAGTCGATGATCGCCGCGGGTGCCGCCGGGGTCCACTGGGAGGACCAGCTCGCGTCCGAGAAGAAGTGCGGTCACCTGGGGGGCAAGGTGCTGGTCCCGACCCAGCAGCACGTGCGGACCCTGACCTCGGCCCGGCTGGCCGCCGACGTGCTCGGCGTCCCCAGCCTGGTGATCGCCCGGACCGACGCGCTGGCCGCGGACCTGCTCACCAGCGACGTCGACCCGATCGACCAGGAGTTCACCACCGGCGAGCGCACCGCCGAGGGCTTCTTCCGGGTGCGCAACGGCATCGAGCCGGTGCTGGCCCGCGCCAAGGCCTACGCGCCCTACGCCGACCTGATCTGGGTGGAGACCGGCAAGCCCGACCTGGGCCTGGCCCGCGAGTTCGCGCAGGAGCTGCACAAGGACTTCCCGGACCAGATGCTGGCCTACAACTGCTCGCCGTCGTTCAACTGGAAGTCCGCCCTGGACGACACCGAGATCGCCGCCTTCCAGGACGAGCTGGGCGCGCTGGGCTACAAGTTCCAGTTCATCACCCTGGCCGGCTTCCACGCGCTGAACCACTCGATGTTCGACCTGGCCCACGGCTACGCGCGGACCGGCATGTCGGCCTACGTGGAGCTGCAGGAGCGCGAGTTCGCGGCCGCGGCCCAGGGCTACACCGCGGTGAAGCACCAGGCCGAGGTCGGCACCGGCTACTTCGACGAGGTCAGCAAGGTGATCAACCCGGACAGCGCCACCACCGCTCTGTCCGGGTCCACCGAGACCGAGCAGTTCCACTAA
- a CDS encoding helix-turn-helix domain-containing protein has product MSIEAAPGRLLPFVPDGAVAEESTAPDGAPDPLALGRRLRHFRQQRGMTLADLAGAVDLSPSALSLIENGKREARLSVLGRVASALGVQLGDLLSGAAPSRRASLEVKWERAQRSPGFEALGIPSVKAGPGLPTDALEALVGLHETVTSLQRQRAATPEYARLANSDLRRRMRQADNYFPEIEAEASRLLRAIDYAGGPVTRSEVDRIAAHIGFTVVPTDGLPPSTRTVSDLANHRIYLPHPKPGGRDGRGLALQAVGHLVLGHEPPRDYAEFLAQRVEINYFAAAVLLPETSAVPMLQRAKAARDIAIEDLRDGYAVSYETAAHRFTNLATRHLGLPVHFMRISSDGVIYKAYENDGVRFPMDDTGAIEGARVCRHWTARVVFDQPGGDAYQQYTDTGRGSTYWCTAIVEQTAAGRFSVSVGVPYAHVKWMRGRDTDARGASRCPDPSCCATPPEALARAWSGQVWPSARAHSHLLAVMPPGVFPGVDETEVLQFVADHAPE; this is encoded by the coding sequence ATGAGCATCGAGGCGGCCCCGGGCCGGTTGTTGCCGTTCGTGCCGGACGGGGCGGTGGCCGAGGAGTCCACCGCGCCCGACGGCGCCCCCGACCCGCTGGCGCTCGGTCGCCGGCTGCGGCACTTCCGCCAGCAGCGGGGGATGACGCTGGCCGACCTGGCCGGCGCCGTCGACCTGTCGCCGTCGGCGTTGTCGCTGATCGAGAACGGCAAGCGGGAAGCCCGGCTGTCCGTGCTGGGTCGCGTCGCCTCCGCGCTCGGCGTCCAGCTGGGCGACCTGCTCTCCGGGGCGGCCCCGTCCCGGCGCGCCTCGCTGGAGGTGAAGTGGGAGCGGGCCCAGCGCTCCCCGGGGTTCGAGGCGCTGGGGATCCCCTCGGTCAAGGCCGGTCCCGGCCTGCCGACCGACGCGCTGGAGGCCCTCGTCGGGCTGCACGAGACGGTGACCTCGTTGCAGCGGCAGCGCGCCGCGACCCCCGAGTACGCCCGGCTGGCCAACAGCGACCTGCGCCGACGGATGCGCCAGGCGGACAACTACTTCCCCGAGATCGAGGCGGAGGCGAGCCGGTTGCTCCGCGCGATCGACTACGCCGGCGGTCCGGTGACCCGGTCGGAGGTGGACCGGATCGCCGCGCACATCGGGTTCACCGTGGTGCCCACCGACGGTCTGCCACCGTCCACCCGGACGGTGTCCGACCTGGCCAACCACCGGATCTACCTGCCGCACCCCAAGCCCGGCGGGCGGGACGGGCGCGGGCTGGCACTGCAGGCGGTGGGCCACCTGGTGCTGGGGCACGAGCCGCCCCGCGACTACGCCGAGTTCCTGGCCCAGCGGGTCGAGATCAACTACTTCGCCGCGGCGGTGCTGCTGCCGGAGACCAGCGCCGTGCCGATGCTGCAGCGGGCCAAGGCCGCCCGGGACATCGCCATCGAGGACCTGCGGGACGGGTATGCCGTGTCCTACGAGACGGCCGCCCACCGGTTCACCAACCTGGCCACCCGGCACCTGGGACTGCCCGTGCACTTCATGCGGATCAGCAGCGACGGGGTCATCTACAAGGCCTACGAGAACGACGGCGTGCGCTTCCCGATGGACGACACCGGCGCCATCGAGGGTGCGCGGGTCTGCCGGCACTGGACCGCCCGGGTGGTCTTCGACCAGCCGGGTGGCGATGCCTACCAGCAGTACACGGACACCGGCCGCGGCAGCACCTACTGGTGCACCGCCATCGTCGAGCAGACCGCCGCCGGCCGGTTCTCGGTCAGCGTCGGGGTGCCCTACGCCCATGTCAAGTGGATGCGGGGCAGGGACACCGACGCGCGGGGAGCATCCCGGTGCCCGGACCCCTCCTGCTGCGCGACGCCGCCGGAGGCGCTGGCCCGGGCGTGGTCGGGGCAGGTGTGGCCGAGTGCCAGGGCCCACTCTCACCTGCTCGCGGTGATGCCGCCCGGGGTCTTCCCGGGTGTCGACGAGACCGAGGTGCTGCAGTTCGTCGCCGACCACGCACCGGAGTAG
- a CDS encoding RNA-binding protein, with the protein MLEEALEHLVKGIVDHDGDVVVRRKNVRYGDVLEVRVHPEDLGRVIGRRGRTASALRTVMGALSGGDNVRVDIVDTDRLR; encoded by the coding sequence GTGCTGGAGGAGGCCCTGGAGCACCTGGTCAAGGGCATCGTCGACCATGACGGCGACGTCGTCGTGCGTCGCAAGAACGTCCGGTACGGCGACGTCCTCGAAGTCCGGGTCCACCCCGAGGACCTCGGCCGGGTGATCGGCCGCCGCGGCCGCACCGCCAGCGCCCTGCGCACCGTGATGGGTGCGCTGTCCGGTGGGGACAACGTGCGGGTCGACATCGTCGACACCGACCGGCTCCGCTAG
- the rimM gene encoding ribosome maturation factor RimM (Essential for efficient processing of 16S rRNA) — protein MYVAARIGKAHGLRGEVTVQVHTDDPQGRFLVGAEFATESPSGAAGEPLVLRSVRVHQGTYLLGFEGIPDRTAAEALRNTRLLLTDGAADEDADDGWYEEDLLGFTVLDTDGTEVGTVSALHLRPVQDLLEVRLPGGGTALVPFVDELVPEVDEDTRRVVIDPPEGLLDLPGSDRQE, from the coding sequence GTGTACGTCGCAGCCCGGATCGGCAAGGCCCACGGCCTGCGTGGTGAGGTCACCGTGCAGGTGCACACCGACGACCCCCAGGGTCGGTTCCTGGTGGGCGCGGAGTTCGCGACGGAGTCCCCCTCCGGTGCAGCGGGGGAGCCGCTGGTGCTGCGCAGCGTGCGGGTGCACCAGGGCACCTACCTCCTCGGCTTCGAGGGGATCCCGGACCGGACCGCGGCCGAGGCGCTGCGCAACACCCGCCTGCTGCTGACCGACGGCGCGGCGGACGAGGACGCCGACGACGGGTGGTACGAGGAGGACCTGCTGGGGTTCACCGTGCTCGACACCGACGGCACCGAGGTCGGGACGGTGAGCGCGCTGCACCTGCGCCCGGTGCAGGACCTGCTGGAGGTGCGGCTGCCCGGCGGCGGGACCGCGCTCGTGCCATTCGTCGACGAGTTGGTGCCCGAGGTGGACGAGGACACGCGGAGGGTCGTCATCGACCCGCCCGAGGGGCTCCTCGACCTTCCCGGGTCCGACCGGCAGGAGTGA
- the trmD gene encoding tRNA (guanosine(37)-N1)-methyltransferase TrmD: protein MRIDVVTIFPDYLAPLDLSLIGKARRDGLIDLAVHDLRDSTHDRHRTVDDTPYGGGAGMVMKPEPWAEALDAVLAAGAAASVPDGAVPHLVVPGPGGVPFTQAMARQLATEPWLAFACGRYEGIDERVYEYAAERMPVTVVSLGDYVLNGGEVAVLAMVEAVARLLPGVIGNEASLVEESHEDGLLEYPVYTKPASWQGRDVPAVLLSGDHGAIARWRHEQRLERTAARRPDLLPAAATLAGLEEAEVRPAVPADAGEILILSRACWLQEAIDNDTFAIPALQEDVEDVRGWIGEWDTWVVRAEGRLVGAVRGRQETGPDGAPVWDVGRLMVAPDLQGRGLGRALLELTERRAPEEVTAYVLFTGARSTANIRRYKRAGYRKVPGTPVPGAVAMRKERRRTGGVPPA, encoded by the coding sequence GTGCGGATCGACGTCGTCACGATCTTCCCGGACTACCTGGCCCCGCTGGACCTGTCGCTGATCGGGAAGGCGCGCCGGGACGGCCTCATCGACCTGGCCGTGCACGACCTGCGCGACAGCACCCACGACCGGCACCGGACCGTGGACGACACCCCCTACGGCGGCGGTGCCGGCATGGTGATGAAGCCCGAGCCCTGGGCCGAGGCCCTGGACGCCGTACTCGCCGCGGGGGCGGCCGCGTCGGTGCCGGATGGCGCCGTCCCGCACCTGGTGGTCCCCGGCCCGGGCGGGGTGCCGTTCACCCAGGCGATGGCCCGTCAGTTGGCGACCGAACCCTGGTTGGCCTTCGCATGTGGGCGCTACGAGGGGATCGACGAGCGGGTCTACGAGTACGCGGCCGAGCGGATGCCGGTCACCGTCGTCTCGCTGGGAGACTACGTGCTCAACGGCGGTGAGGTCGCCGTGCTCGCGATGGTGGAGGCGGTCGCCCGGCTGCTGCCCGGCGTCATCGGCAACGAGGCGTCGCTGGTCGAGGAGAGCCACGAGGACGGGTTGCTGGAGTACCCGGTCTACACCAAGCCGGCCTCCTGGCAGGGCCGCGACGTCCCGGCCGTGCTGCTCTCCGGGGACCACGGGGCCATCGCCCGGTGGCGGCACGAGCAGCGCCTGGAGCGCACCGCCGCGCGCCGGCCGGACCTCTTGCCGGCCGCGGCCACGCTGGCCGGGCTGGAGGAGGCCGAGGTGCGGCCCGCCGTGCCCGCCGACGCCGGGGAGATCCTGATCCTGTCCCGGGCCTGCTGGCTGCAGGAGGCGATCGACAACGACACCTTCGCGATCCCCGCCCTGCAGGAGGACGTCGAGGACGTGCGCGGCTGGATCGGGGAGTGGGACACCTGGGTGGTCCGGGCCGAGGGCCGCTTGGTCGGGGCGGTGCGCGGCCGGCAGGAGACGGGGCCGGACGGTGCGCCGGTGTGGGACGTGGGCCGGCTCATGGTCGCCCCCGACCTACAGGGGCGCGGCCTGGGGCGGGCGCTGCTGGAACTCACCGAGCGACGCGCACCCGAGGAAGTGACGGCATACGTGCTGTTCACCGGGGCCCGGTCGACGGCCAACATCCGGCGCTACAAGCGGGCGGGTTACCGCAAGGTCCCGGGCACGCCGGTCCCGGGTGCTGTGGCGATGCGCAAGGAGCGCAGGCGGACCGGCGGGGTGCCGCCGGCCTAG